The DNA sequence aaggaaaaaaatgtatacatcAGGCAAAAATAAGAGTCTGCCTTTCACAGTGTGCTTCTATGGATAAAACAATCTGCATTTCAGTGGCCTTAGATCACTTTAATGAAACTGCCATAGAAGTGGAGCTTCTGTTTAAGctccataaaacacacaaacatggttcACACAGATGTCAGTTGCATCAAAATGGCACCTCCTTTGTCCTTGGGATTGTTTCTACTCATTATTTATGATTTCTCACTCCAAAATCTTAGTAGTAGTTGTTCGGGGCAATGTAGTTAAGTAAGATtgacttcattgtttggagGCTGGTTTCACGCGGGACTACAAGATTACTGCAACGTctgcaaattctgttttcaaaaatattttaatggcaAAAGACAATATTTtgtcgttgttgttgttgttcattcttacctgtgaaaggtaagcATGTGATCCAGTTTGGACTGTAAAACGGTTTGAACAACTCCACGCAGCACCTGAATAATGCtcctctgtttttatgtttgccaCATCAAATATGGCGGCAGAGTTAACGCTCAATGCAGCATCtacgtatatatgtctatgattATAGCCAGTCATTTTGATCAGCTTggtccactctgtcatcatcatagcaTAAAAGTTTGAtgtcaaatatataatttcttttacaatgtctgttgtcatcatttacccaacttgaattttcaccagatgaagctgaatcctattttacatgagatttttttcactttttcttcctgtttatgaCAATTCCTTTGTTTGAATCATTATTCAGTagaaatttcatttattaatggaaTAGCAAGctcacttttaaaaaatttttcttaaacatctgtcattatTTCTAGCATTAGATAAAAAtgcttactggataaaaatgctgagaaaaactgctttaatattCCTCAGTATAAGCATTTCTCAACTGATCTAatctcagcttcactgattCAGGATGGCTGTCTGACAACCACAGTGGAGATATTTCACtgagttaaaggtcagagttcagtcacagtttcatatttaactgaaaacttgtagagcagctttccaaatcTGTAATAGTGAATGGTCAgttgactggttcttatagcGCTTTCCCACTCCACCTAAGCACTCAACGCGCTTTATACAATGCACAGAATGTAAAGGTAAATCAATAAAAGTCAAacatcagaaatgtctcagctttataggttttaaatatttcagtacactTTTGGGAGGACGAgccatttaaaataacaaatgcaGAGCGTGTCAggaaaaattaagccattatGAATGGATCCAGatgggatgagctgggaaatggcTGGAGCCTGAAGTGGATCTAGGActtatccggtctgaatccATGACCCTCGTCTGCTTTGGATCCTTCCTTCTGTGGAGCTGGACTCGGACATGTTTTGCTGATCTGTTACGGAGCTGATGATCCCATCGGATGGATCCAGCAAAGCACCAAAATCACAGATTGaagtcattttcagtggaaattaTGTTGTGATTAATGTTCTCAATTTCAGACACCACAACTTTCAAAATGATGACAACATTTAAGccacttcaaacacatttatcCTTAAAACTATTTCACTCTCATGTTCACTCCAATATTCACATTgtctccaggatccagacatttttccatcagtgtgaccttttacaaaacaacaaatgattgatcattgatcagtgtgttctgcagctgttcaAATCAGTTTGATTTGAACAGCCTGACAAAGGGTCGGAGCgctgttgagccgagtattcctttcgctttaactagtagtgacttcatgaatttcttcacaaataaaattttatccattagagaaaaaatgattcataaccatctcaaagacttatcttcatgttcggctgttttcagcactgctggtatttgtttagactctttcgctctaattgatcttttggagttaacttcaatagttacttcctccaaaccatcaacgtgtTTAtcagaccccattcctactatactgctcaaagaagtccttccattaatcgatgcttcaatcttgaatatgatcaatctgtctttattagttggttatgtaccacagacttttaaggtggcagtaattaaatgaaaagcaactcattgcaccagttggggttaaatgTAGGATAATacataatatactgtaaatagtccagcacatcatgcacattgtatatagtgttattattattagtagtattaaggttaatattgtttgttgattttatatatattcttttcttaatagtgtgaattattatattattatatctttatttatatttataataactgcggctgctgttacacccaaatttcccctctgtgggacaataaaggctgtttcttcttcttcttcttcttctaaatagcttgttgccagctgaaaaataatcaccaatgcagtaattatccaataaGAGGCTCGTACgtatttgcttagttaaatctgGGTggcaactttgtttttttttttttgcccaggcAGTGTagattttaatcaaattttatttatatagtttcCTCGTGCAGCCGCTAGAGGTCAAGTATTGTTCACAAAATGTGCTTGTACAAACGACTGTCTGTGAGGAACCAcgtctacctgcagagagccACTGTTGTCAGATGAGGGCAGTGGTATAACCATCCTGTGGGCTAGTCTTGCCTGTGCTGTTCTTGGTCCATCAGTCAGCTATTTAAAGAGCAAAGTGAtacatgcaaacatgcaaagaactgaaacaaagcaaagtgtttaaaacaaagaaaagcgcCCAATGCAATCAGTGTCTGTGCTTTTcctacagttttgttttgttttgtttggattttttaaatctttggtgtgtttcctttttttctttctcccgtTCGTGGTGATCTCTGCTGTCACTCCCTTCCTTGTTTTGGCCCAGTTGTCAATCAGTCAGCATTCAATGCACAGCATCATCTGCATCGAGCATCATGCAGTTGGGATTTTATATATGTTGAACTTTCTTTATAGTACTGGGCCCTGGACTGATGACCCGATTTCTGCTGCGACAATTGAATTGTAGGCTCAGAaattggtgtaaacaacatgaaagcatggactTATTGATGAAAGCAGATGAACATGAGTTCAGTGCAGTAGATCGCCTCCATAGTCACCACATCTTGTAGACCACCTTTGGTAGGTGATGGAATgggtgaatcgatgatggatgTGTAGTCCACaaatcagctgcagctgcatgatgttgtcatgtcagtatggaccagaatctctgaCGAATGTTTCCATCACCTTGTTATCTCATCCCAGTACTAACAAGCTTTACCTAATACTGTGTCTAGTGAGTGTTTATTCAAAGTAGTAAAGATAGCAATAACCGTTAATTGTAAACTGTAATTTTTGTAATTAGCATTCATGCTGTTaaacaattattattaatcaaTGCTAATAATTTGTCACCAGTTTAAGAAGAGTCTTCTGAATTATATATAGTTTTATGTATATCATTATTGATAACGGACCATGCAATAATAATTCCACTCTAATCACATTTGCATAtataacattaacattaatgacattaataaCAGTATTTAACAATAATTAATGTAACTAATATGAACAATATATTaaatctattattattattaataataatataataaataagatTCATATTAAAAATGCTATTGAAAgcaaaagtgaatgaaaaggaTATCTGTATCTGAAGGTTCAGTCTTGTGATACACACCActgtaaaaactgaattttataTTAGCATCCAAATAATGTTTAGCACCACTACACACTTTTTTAGAAATTGTTTTTTAGAGTAATTGTTTATAAACCAATTATTAACAACTggtaaacatctgtcatcttTTCATTAACAGTAAAAAACAGTTAACTTCAGTTTAATTAACCATCACATGATTTAATAGTGATAGTTAATAGCAAGCATtaccagcttttttttaaattcaaactaACACTGATCTATAATTTTTTTGgtgtattttttaaagtattcaCAAAGTTTTTAGCTTCTTGTCTGTGAATATCTATCTGCTTCACTCGGCCCATGAAACTGCTGGTCAGAACCTATGAAAATggaggactgtgtataaaaatggctgtactttttaaacatccatccatccgcttatcctgttcggggtcgcgggggggctgtcacagggcaaaaggcagggtacaccctgaacaggtcgccagcctgtcgcagggctaacacagcgagacaaacaacctttcacactcacgctcacattcacattcacacctatgggcaacttagagtagccaattaacctaaccccagtaagtacatgtctttggaatgtgggaggaaactgatgCAAGCACGCATGCAAActccaaggtggaatcgaacccagacctttcagatgttattctaactgtgaggcagcagtgctaaccactgcaccaccgtgcttaCGGTACCACATACCACCATGAACCTGCTTGATCTCATCTGATCTCGGAAGCTGCGCAGGTTCGGGCCTGGTTAGTACTAATTTTTAAACAATTCATGTTAAATTTTtgtaaaaccccttgaattaaagtctgcacttcaaccaCATATTGATAACCAGACAAGACTTGCAATGGTATTTTTCATTATCATAACATTtgcaaactgacttgttgcaggAAACTTTATTTTGATTGGTGAAACAGGTGAGCAAGAACTGAAGTTTAGGAGAGACAGATTTAAGAGTTTTCTCGTTAATGTGAACATGATCAGAACCATGAAAAAACTATTGCACAACTATCACAATAGTCCGGATAGCTAAGATGTGGTAAATAAAGGCTGCTTATAGACATCAGACATCATTTAAATCTCCACATGCCTACTGATTATTTCAACCAAGGGTATAAGTGTAATGGAGGGTCCCGCCTTTGTCCAGGTAGCAGTCATGCGTAAAGGTTCCCACCTTGATCTGCCTTTGGCAGACTCCCAGCAGGTCATCGAAGAGGATGTCACTGTCATAAACCTCAAGTTTCAGCACATCATTTTCCTGAGCCTGGAAGTAGGTGAATTCCTCTTCCCACCAGGGGTTAGCGTCGTTGTTGCGAACAGCTGTTTTACCGAGCACAGCAGAGCCACATATCACCTTCACATAGCCATCTGTAGTTGAAAAGATATTGGTCGGAAGCTTGCTGGCTCGCATATTATACAGCTTCAGCTGGGCTTCGACCATATTTAAACTACATATGACCAGCAAAAGGAGGGGCACATTAGACTCCATGGCTTCGCTGGAGGCTGTGGAGAAGGAACAATAGATGTGTAAATTTTAGCCAGAGTACATGAGTTGACACAATCAGCCCTTGTGAGGGTCTTTATATACATCCTTTGTTGATACAGCAATGAGCTACTTTCACTGTGGTTTTCAGAAATGTCCATAAAAGGATTTCTAATGCAGaagtgtgtctgtttttaatgctgtacaTGGCCATTCAACAACTGTTTCCCAGTTCCAATGTATTGCTATCCCAGCTGTTCACCTAcgccagggatcctcaaatccaggcctcgaggtctggtgtcctgcaggttttagatgtgtttctgcttcaacacacctgagtcaaatatagaagatattagcaggactctggagaacttgactgcatactgaggaggtaattcagccatttgattcagataagataagatagtgtttatttctcacatgcgcagttatacacagtacaatggacagtacaatgcacagtgaaatgtattttgtacctgcaaccatatatacaacacttgagtacagcagagggctgagcacacagccctggggggatccggtgttgagggtgagggaggatgaggtgaggtgacccactcgtaccaccctCCTCCCTATAGGCTcaacagagactcttcttcctAAGGAAGCTGAGAAAATTTGGATTTtcccccaagctcctcagcaacttttacagatgcacagTGGAGaacatcctgacaaactccatcacagcGTGGTAAGGGAACTGCACTGTTCAGGACAGggaggctctccagcgtgtcatcaaagcGGCACAGTTCATCTGTGGAGTTGCCTTCCcttcactacaggacacttattaTACCCGAgtaacatcatcaaggacccccccacccacagcacacactgttcacactccagCCATCTGGCAGatgttacaggagtgtaaaagcaagaacaaccagactcaaaaacagtttctatccacaggccatcaggctgctgaaccactgactaaaaaactgtgattacctgccttctTTCATCCATATAGactgcacttgctttattattataatttttttttttactctttaattttattttaacttagttatTTATTTCACTTGTGTGTAGGGTACTCacaaagtaagaatttcattgctcagcataaccactgtgttttgtggtgtatatgacaataaacttcttgataTAGATTAACTCTCCTTTACTCCTATCGCAACTACTACACAAGACTCCATTATCAAAATTAAATGATTgttccccctccccatacacaaacacacacacacacacacacagaatacacatcactcacagatgtaggatggagaggccacgtggagagctgcaccaccacttgcctctccgttttaattgcactttagtcattataactcacaacacatacacacttacaccctgatacacataggacctttggggcaggcatgttactcagaggttgatgagatgggccgctgaggtggccccactcggatcctcgtcactgtctgtctccaaattttatttgcactttagacatggagggttttgggggggcagtgtgggcaggcgctgacgaccaacagttggcgcttgtggcataactgtcccctcaattttaactacaccctatacacctcattcactcacaaacattaacacatagacctacaagttggggaggaggaggggtggatgggtcatcttacaccccgatttcttgcgtctcgcccggggtaggggtcgggtggttccttggggaccgggctggtggcgtcctggggtcgctgttggccctggggtggtttccacttgccccgccttcagagggtgggtagctatggatgaatgtgtgtctttgtgtatttgtcaccgtctccgtgagtatgggtgggtgagtgaatgtgtatgtatggcatatctgtgtgtgggtaagtatgtatgggcatgtatgagtatctgtgtataaatgtgtacacgggtgtctgggtgtgtttgtatgtatggctggacctgggtctgggccttgtgccttgcctcctggccgctccttgctggttgcctcctcccccctacccccctgggatgggggtgcctcggggttcctgggtggggctgggtgttctggcgtgggtactggcctgccccccttgggggtgcggtgcggggctgcgttggcttcttcggcgtgggggggggctctgtggagggtcgggcggtccttgggtgccgtgggcccgggagccctgccgccggccagtgcagggggctggccgctgggggggggctggcttctcatcgccttgggttccctggagccctcgctcctcgactgggggggctccgtctgagaccaccctctcccgtctgctggggtaggtgtgcggttgtctttggactgagtggccgggggtcttcctggcccttggtgggctgctggtggcctggggttctgggggctttccgtacctgcctctggcttctgatgggtggagctgcagcgttttgccctcattggtaagtacgttccatgacacagacacaaacatgacacagacacaaacgcccactcaatcacaactcaacaaaattgttggtgtgcgtaacatgctttgttagttttgtttttcacacacaaatttatttttgcaagtattgatagtatttttttttatatgttaaagtgatgaactatctgattaatagacttgtgctctttcccctttttttttttgctccctttctctctccctttttcttctctgtattttcctcttcttcagcctgtcagctctggctgttacatagtatgtggaaaaataactcagataaataaaataaagggttaaaacaacaacaagaagagcctattgagaacctatagagctcatcttgaaatagcaaatatgtttggcacaacaacgcattcagatcacagttctgcttgcaagatctaccagacatgacaggctaaaaaaaaaaaaaaaaaaaaaaaaaaaaaaaaaaaaaaaaaaaaaaaaaaaaaaaaaaattaaatgattgtaataaactgcagcattccttttttaattaaaaaaagaaataatgataACAATTGAACATTGACTGAATACTCCATGGGcatctgaattatttttaaattaagacAGAATTATATTATGTGAGGTATTCTTTGGGTTTTAGGAAAGTTCTTAGGGCTTTTAATGCTGTGTGTAACACATGGCTTCTTGCCTGTTCATGGTCAGCGCCGTGTAGCACATAACACTAAGATGGTGTAGAGGTGCatgttcaaaaagaaaaaaaaaaacacatctgagggagaaaaacaccTAATGTTTACACAAACATGTAAATATCACATTAGCTATGgaaacatatttctttttagaaatattgtctTTCtggtttaaagagaaaaaaatggaataCTGACTGTCAGTGCCATACAGCACACGGTAACATTCACTGAGCTCTCAGGATTCAAgggaatgtgtgtgaaaaattgAGTGTGCTAAcagctgaatttctttggacTTCACTTTGCTGTTATCACATGTTTTGCTAATAGAGTGGTCGTTTCCATAAATGTGACCTGATCTAATAAAATAAGTCAGAGGCTAATTCTTAGGCCAATAACATATGAACCTGTGTTTCTGGTCATTTCCAGGTTCCTGGGATGTTCTTAGTAACAAGGGAGAGATAGCTTCCATATTTTGAGCACTTGTGTGTGCTACCAGTGATGtcattattaatttaataatgtcattattaaaattactttttaatgaCATTAGGTCGCATATGCAATTAAATGATAATTTTTTGTGGCTTCTTCatgaatgtatttttattttgctgtctcTGTACTATGTTAGAATATTTACCTTACAGATAAAGTGTGTTGCACTGACTgtcattaaagtttaaaaagttaaacttaAACTTGACTTAAAATTAGGAGTTTGGATGCATCTTGGCAAACGTGAAGGCCACAGATGGCCTTTAGGTCACGGGCTAGTTTGATTggatttgaaaaatgaaaacaaaaaccgTACACTTTTaactaaaagcaaaaaagcagTTATAAACTCTTACCTGTAAGCTTGATCTTGTCTCTCATCGTTACCTGCTGTTCAGGATGTTTTAGAGGCTGGCTTATCAGCTTTGTGTCAACAATACACTGGCCACACAACCTGCTCCACTCTCACCATTATATAATATGTCAGAATTAGAAAATCTGGTTGGGATGGTTTGGTCCTAACTACTGGAGGACTGTAATGTAAACTTGTTGCATAAGGCTCTGTCAGGATTCCTTGCTGCCACATTTTAACCCACTTGGTGTGCCTCAGGTGATAGTTTTCAGTGTGCAGGATAGTACAATTGTTCACACTAGATATGCAGTTTAATATGTGAGGAAGTAAAACCAGAAACATTCTCTTATGGGAGAGGACAGGGCTGATGGTGATGGCATTGGTCAAACTCAGAGctttcctgttccagaaagcaggtttaaaaCGCTCTGCCCCTAAACTCTGAGCTGATGAACAGATTTAGTTTATTCAGCTCTGAATATGTTCAGTCTGAGTTAAGCCTGTACGCACTACACAATATTAAGCTTATTAGAGTATTAGTTGATACTCAATTCAATATTTAAAAAGCATTATTCCTCTTAGTATATTGTTTATAAGAATGGATATAAATGTTTAGGCTTGCTTAATAAGCTCATATGTAGTATATAACATGTTTAGTGACATTAACGatttctaaataaaaagaaatatta is a window from the Archocentrus centrarchus isolate MPI-CPG fArcCen1 unplaced genomic scaffold, fArcCen1 scaffold_26_ctg1, whole genome shotgun sequence genome containing:
- the LOC115776067 gene encoding protein C2-DOMAIN ABA-RELATED 1-like, coding for MRDKIKLTASSEAMESNVPLLLLVICSLNMVEAQLKLYNMRASKLPTNIFSTTDGYVKVICGSAVLGKTAVRNNDANPWWEEEFTYFQAQENDVLKLEVYDSDILFDDLLGVCQRQIKVGTFTHDCYLDKGGTLHYTYTLG